In a single window of the Megalobrama amblycephala isolate DHTTF-2021 linkage group LG3, ASM1881202v1, whole genome shotgun sequence genome:
- the paqr9 gene encoding membrane progesterone receptor epsilon, whose product MWSLPLVRHTDVPQRVTESFILSGYRFPNYSLRQCLASAFHPTNETGNFWTHFLPIFVFAFHFLEVFTWEGAPEPGSPFFYPFWNYFLGVLYLLLASSLAHLLNSMSLIIREICFFVDYGTISAYTVGSSLAYYYYIHPQAGIPEIGFEGQNTSQRKRLNADEETWNSASSPTLLQLFFESLYIPSTCLVAIICVLTCCNTRQRWRKYRYAVRTLVFLLPFFISSTPVFYRLLSSSANSTSASTPHLFCTMAAFFYRHCFWLVVSAIFNISKIPERFSPGNFDIWGHSHQWFHCCTFLSILDELQMIKVEMRALLLNPALVLSPVIPPRLSGPTFWSTYGIMVLLQGCIASIIALFGWQAYQIFAPEQKKLKGD is encoded by the coding sequence ATGTGGTCGTTGCCATTAGTACGTCACACTGATGTTCCACAGAGAGTGACTGAGAGCTTCATTTTGTCTGGTTATCGCTTCCCGAACTACAGCCTACGGCAATGTCTAGCCTCCGCTTTTCATCCCACCAATGAGACTGGAAACTTCTGGACACACTTCCTCCCCATTTTTGTGTTTGCCTTCCACTTTCTGGAGGTGTTCACGTGGGAAGGAGCGCCAGAACCTGGCAGTCCTTTTTTCTACCCCTTCTGGAACTACTTCCTGGGGGTGTTGTACCTGCTGCTAGCCAGCAGTCTGGCTCATCTTCTCAACTCCATGTCGCTCATCATTCGTGAAATCTGTTTCTTTGTGGACTATGGAACTATCAGTGCGTATACGGTGGGTTCCTCGCTGGCATATTACTACTACATCCATCCTCAAGCAGGAATTCCAGAGATTGGATTCGAAGGCCAGAACACTTCCCAAAGGAAGAGGCTGAACGCTGATGAAGAGACTTGGAACTCTGCATCTTCTCCCACTCTGTTGCAGCTGTTCTTTGAAAGCCTCTACATCCCATCCACCTGTCTGGTTGCTATCATATGCGTCCTCACCTGCTGCAACACCAGACAACGCTGGCGGAAGTACCGCTATGCTGTCCGCACCCTCGTCTTCCTCCTTCCGTTTTTCATCTCCTCCACTCCTGTCTTCTACCGTCTCCTGAGTTCCTCCGCAAACTCCACATCAGCCTCCACCCCTCATCTGTTTTGTACTATGGCTGCCTTCTTCTACCGCCACTGCTTTTGGCTGGTGGTATCTGCCATCTTCAATATCAGCAAGATCCCAGAGCGTTTTTCTCCAGGGAACTTTGATATCTGGGGTCACAGCCATCAGTGGTTCCATTGCTGCACTTTCCTGTCAATTTTGGATGAGCTGCAGATGATCAAAGTGGAGATGCGAGCCCTGCTTCTCAACCCAGCGTTGGTACTATCACCTGTAATACCACCTAGGCTCTCTGGCCCAACATTCTGGTCCACCTATGGGATCATGGTGCTCCTGCAGGGGTGCATAGCGAGCATCATAGCCTTGTTTGGCTGGCAGGCATATCAGATCTTCGCACCAGAGCAAAAAAAGCTTAAGGGAGATTAG